The following DNA comes from Cygnus olor isolate bCygOlo1 chromosome 15, bCygOlo1.pri.v2, whole genome shotgun sequence.
ttgaaattgttttgaaagcCTGAATAGGGATACTAATATCCATACAGTTGAACATACACATCAGATAATGCATAtattcataaaatgttttatatatgcATCTGAAGAGGTATACACACACATGGAATGACAAACCCGTGTTCTCTCATTCTATTGTTTTTACGTTCATTCATATGAAGGGAGGAGTGGGTGTATGCACATTTCATTAGACACATCTGATTCAGTGTGTAGGATTGGGAAAGTTGCTGAGAAAGTGCCTGTGTGGTTAAATAcagccacacacacaaagcacatCTTCTCTTTACATGTGCCTAAGAAATCCATTACTGTTTTGATTCTGATCACTCATTGTCTGTTAGAAGTCAGAATATCTAGAAGGCATGTCCTCAGCTGTGGCCCTGGCACACctggctttttttcttgcctgcaATTATCTCTGCAGGTGACCTCACCAGGATGAGCTATGGCAGCTTCATCATGCCCACCTTGTTTGGCATTATCTGCTTGTTGGGCATTATCAGTAACAGCCTGGTTATCTGCATAGTCTTTAAGAAATCTGGCCCTAGCAGTAGCATCCCAGGTATCTTCATCATCAGTCTCTCCATGGTAGACCTGCTTTTCCTCCTGGGCATGCCCTTCCTCATCCATCAGCTACTTGGGAATGGAGCCTGGCACTTCGGGGAGATGATGTGCACAGTCATCACTGCCCTGGATGCTAACAGCCAGTTCACCAGCACCTACATTCTCACTGCTATGTCTATCGACCGCTACCTGGCCACTGTCTACCCGTTCACCTCTACTCGCTTCAGGAAGCCCCCTGTGGCAATCGTTGTCATCTGTGTGCTCTGggccttttccttcctcagtaTTACACCTGTGTAGATGTATGCTCAGCTCATCCCTCTGCAAGGAGGACTGCTAGGCTGTGGGATTTGTTTTCCAGACCCTCAGAGGGACATTTACTGGTACACTCTTTATCAGTTCTTCCTTGCCTTTGCCATCCCTTTTGCCCTTATCACAGTGGCTTACAGGAAGATCTTGCTCAAGATGTCCAGGTCCTCAGAAGCACTAATGAGCCAAAGACACACAAGGGCTGCTCGAACCAAGAAATTGACCCATACAGCAATTGCTAGTTGTGCAGCTTTCTTCAGTTGTTGGGCACCTTTCCACCTCCTACAACTGGCCCAGTTTGCCATGACTCACCCTACCTTGCCTTTCCACTATGCCTACAATGTGGCCATCAGCCTGGGTTATGCCAGTGTTCTGAATCCCTTTATCTACATCCTCCTGGGACGGAATTTTCCAAGGCAGCTTGGGGTCCCTGGAAGGCCAGAAGCTGCAGGACAGGCCACTCCAAGTGAGAGCAAAAACATTCATGGGGATGCAAGTGAGTCAGGGCAACCACTACCGCATTTGGTGCCCGTCTCTGGCAGGTAACAAGTCATGCAGCAATAAGGGTATGCCCCCACTACCCAGtcactttcctcctttcctgagGAAACATGAAGTCAGCAGTCGGCAAATTAAGCACCATGCACTATCCCATAGGATGTATCTTTACCTTGCTTGGAGACAAGCAAAAGGCAGCACTTGGGCAACAAGTAAGTATATTCCAGCTCAGAGTCCGGGCACACTATTTCCTTCTacattttatattgattttcCATTATGTAATTTGTTCTGTCATCAGCACTTATCAGGAGCCAAAGCTGTGAACTCTCAATTGCCAGCAGCTAGAAGTAGGATATGGAACAGTTTCTCTCCTGCTGCCCTGACCTTTACATGTTTATCAGCTGCTCCTTTGAAAGCTTCTCAACCCATCCTTTTAATAAGAGCTACTTTCAGTACTGCACCATCACCATATTACCATAGTTTCAAAAGGGGATATGCTGAAACAACAGAACTAGGTCAGCGTAAACCACATATTTTTACTGGAGACAGAAGTCATCCCTCAAATGATGAGTTTGTGTTGTTGgttttaaagttatttaacaGCCCAGTGAAGTTCCTCATCatgtaaaataatctttattaCAAAGGTCCATTTTACTCTTGAAAAAATATAGAGCTAAGGTGTAGCCATATCACAAGCTTATCACATGGTAAGCTTCAGGAGCAGAGAAGACTTCCACACACCTCACAGACAGCTCTCAACCAACTGACTCAAAGCCAGAAACAGATGTGGGCAGTTATCATGGCCTGGTGCTTGCAGGACATGACTGGGGCAACTACCCCACGCAAGGATAGCAATACAAGTCCAGTTGTGAACGAGGGAGGTGTGGAGATGGTACTAGAGTCTTGTTTCAACTCTCTTGGCTTCCTGCAGAACAGAGGCAGCCCAGCAGGGAAAGAGCAGGTGCTTTTTCCACCATGGTGGTACCAGGCCCAACTGGTTCCTCAGCATAACCAACTCAGGCCTTCTGAGCAGCACTGCCTCTTAAAGGCTCATGGGCCCCACTTCAGAAAGAAGCTTACCTCAGAGAGCTGCTCTCAAAGCCCTCATCCTTATATCCCAGGGTATTCCAAACATCCTAAGGCCTTCTGAGGAGGTTTGCAGCCAACAGCTTTGAAACAGATTCGCAACCAGCTACTCAGAGCCTTGCCCACACATCCAGTAGCAGATGCCTCCTTTCCATCTGCTGTCTCCACATGCaatagttttgatttttttcgTCCTCTTGCTGCACCATCATTTGCACTATGCCCTTCTGTATTTGTTAACTTCATTAAGACTTCAAAACTCCCTCTTGATGTCCACAAGTACAGCAGAATTGAACCACCCTGGAAGAATAATGAAGTTAATCCTCTTGGAGACTAGAGACAGATCTCCTCTCAGCCTTCCCCCAAGCAGATATTAGCCAGAAACAGGAACCAGGCTAGAACCACCCTCAGTTGACCTGTGGGGCTGTCACTGTATTCCACCTCCTTATATAACCACTCCAGCTATTAAAAATAGTGCAAAGGATAGAGGAAGTCAAAGAGCAAGAGTAAGCTTTTAGCTTTAGGTAAAGGTATAGGTAAGTGAAATGTTTCAAGGGTCCTTGCTCCTGAGAGCTTCCAGGTGATTACATGAGCTACTTAAGCAACAATTTATGGGGATATTGTTCTGTAAAAGACAAGCGGTAAATATTCATGCAACAGCTTACATAACATTATGTAAATCCCAGCTATTCTAGATGGAGTTTGGATCTCCATTctagcagagagaaaaagcttCTCTACCCAAACAAGCACTAATCTTTTCCCACATTTCAGAatgaggggagagagagggagggagaaacaTTAAGAACATTAGCCTCGTTTGGCTCAGAAAACCTAAGAGCACATACAGATAAGTGCTATGTTAACAACATAAACCCTCTTCCATAAGTACCACTTTCACTAGCTTCTACAAAAGAAATGTAGACAGCCAGGAACAACACTACTTGAGTGTTGCTATTGCTTCACAATTCATGTAAGAGAGGCATTAGGAAACAGCTAGCTAAAagccagaggcagggctgctgtgctgtttctgctgccCCCGAACAACTCCGCAAGGGTAAGAATGATACTTCCTAGGATGATGGACCTCCAAGTATCTACTTATCACTGGATGTAACATTACTGTAGCTAAAAAAAGATACTGCTACATGAAAGTGCAAAGCAGAAAGACCATCAGTTTCAGTACAAGAAGAAGAGTATGAATTCCATCATTGATATAAATGCTCTGTTACACCTAAAATCCAATGCAATGGGACTTAATCTTAGTAAGGTTGCTTGCTATAAAACAACCCATGCAATCATTTCAAACCTAACCCTTATCAACTCGATAAGAGATTGTGAATACACCTTGTAAATAAATGGTTCTGATTTGAAACAGTTTCATTATGCTTTCATTGACAGTGATTAACCTTTCTATTTTCTCTCAGAACTTCCTGCTCCCCTCACAGAATTAATtcacaaatatttggaaagtatACCCTAAAATTCCTCTGTATGTATTCAAAATAACTCATTAATAATGCTTATTGTGAAGAGACTGCGGCAGGTGAGTCCCCCACTCCTACACTACTTCTGCACTGAAGACTTGACAGTTCGCATTAGTAGAGTTGTCTGCTGACTTCATCTAATGTCCCACATGTCCACAGAATACAGAGCTAGACTTCTGGTGATGATTCTCCCCCTTTACTCCAAGGTGTAAGACAGTCAAACTCAAGTTACCACACCCACAGTGCAGAgcattttaattcttctctaTTTTGTTTCACACAATTGTATTTTCATGCACCATTTCTTTAACTGTTTAAAGTCATGTGTACAGAATATAAAAAAGCTTAACTGCATGCCTGAAACCACCTCAACTGACTGAAAATGGACTGTTACATTTACAGGCAGTGCTGTCATTTCCTATACTAAAAGCAAACCACTGTAcagtgacttttaaaaacataagcTGACCTTTTACCAAAAGCACTGATTTGCTATATCTCATATCCTGCTGAAGCTCTAAGTGCTACCACCTTTCATACCAGAATAGTTAGTACAAGCACTTTTAGGGTCCATTTATGGGACAGCAAAACTAAGAAACACAGCCTCCCTATGTTACTTGAAAGTGCAGTGATTCTTTAGTGACTAGTAGTGTTAGGCATCAGTGCTTTTGCTCTGCAACAAGACATATGAACAATTTAAGTGTTCATACTGAAAATACAGTAGTTTTAAAGTGAACCTTATTAATCCAAGCACTTCAGGACTATCACTGATTGGTTTAGTGTGGAAAGGTAGTTCATGACAGTTCATGTCCTTCACATGagacagcagaagcaggaaaTAGTATTTCACAAATATAGTAACATTTCAGCAtaaatcaaaagcaaatgaatgtACTATGCAAATTAAGCAACCAACCACATACTCATACTATTTATGACAGCAGCAAGAGGAAAGTAGTATGGCAAGTTAACATTTAGCATCATAAAACTGTCTCTTGCTTATCCAGATTATCATATTCCATAAGAATGGGTATCAACTGTTGGAATAGATAACAAGACCCGCATCAAATTCTATCTAATTAGTATGGCACAACCAGTCTTCAAAGGATGCATCATTAATTCTGAGGTAGCATTGGTATTTGCCATTCTCTGCCCACAGGTTAAATACCCTGTTAAACTACTTGGCTCCCTACAATGCAGTAGTGTTTAGTGTTTACCTTATCTAGATTAAAATGTGACGGGAAATTAGTTCCTTTCTAAaggaatatttcagaaatagaagCGAGTAGCCTATATCATTCAAGGCTTTTTTAATGGAAGGGAATACTAATAGCACAGGGAACCCCCAAGGAGGACTTGGGAGATCTTTAGTCTCTCCTGGCACCCAAACTGAAACCTGATTTTTCCAATTCTGTACTGAATAGGAGCAGCTGCATgtaacaaaaacatcagaaagcaaacaattcACTACCCTGTAGTTTTTATGAGTATCTTCCAGCCAAGGAAAAAAGGTATGAAcgctttctttccctcctctctgcACAGCTGTTTATACTTCGATGTGTGCATTACAGTGAAATACAGGTGCTTTTTCTATTCTtctccccccagcccaccctTTTCAAGGGAACACCTCCACCTTAATTCTCAGCAACCTTAACACTACATACTCCCCCTATCCTCAAAGTCAGGGAACTGTCAGGAAACTGCCAGCCACAAGAGTATCAGCTGTAGATTACTTTACgtggatttctttaaaaaaagagcatttgATAAGCATTTCAAGGAAATAGGCTGTAAAATTCAGTGATAAGGTAACACAGCAATAGAAGATTCCAGAACAAATAGGAAGTTCAGGTTTACAGGTAACACTAAGTTTCTTAATAAGTAGCGATTAAGAGGAAAGCAATATGCAGTTTCATAAGTATACAGGAGATAGAGAGAATACATAGTAGACAATgtatgtgctgctgctgcactgaacTCTACCTTGACAGAGAAGTGGAGAGCCACAAGAAAGCAAACCTGAAATGGACCTACCAAACACATACCTTGAAAATCTGTAATTAGTATGAAGCATTTACAAAGTGACAGGGAACTGGAAAAGTTCATTGAGTAACAAACCTATTCATGATTGTTAGATAGCACcttatttttaaggcattttttttcaaagcacttgaTTATCCCTGGGTGACTACTACTCTGTGACACAGGATAAACTGTTACTGTAAGACACACTAGTAAGGACTCATGTTTCTTGAGTTTGAACCATTGAACTTGGAGCCTAAAATGTATTCTGCTCATCAATCAATAGCAATGACAGCAGTCTGATGCAAGGCAAACAGGAAACAGCAACTGTGGGCagaggtgctcagcagcagcacttcttGGGATCAGAGCACTGTGGCAAGTGTAACCTAAGGCTGTTTGCTCCACTGCGCCTTATTCCTAGAAGTAGCCCTGTAGTTTCATCCACCTGTAGACAAAACCAACTAGTCTTAAGACCTCCATCAGTAACCCCTCTGCAGGTAAGCACACCCACAACCTTTCCTATTTTAAGGTAGACAGCCCCAAAACCCTGTTCCCATTTATTAACTGTTCCACAACTCACCCCAGGAAGGCACCACAAAGCTTTTAATCCAGGGGTAAAAAAGGTCAGCTACAGACTAGAGCTGAGCAGCCAGGGGTTCAGCATACCACTACTCAGGCCCACTTATCCTCAAAGAGCTTATGATCTCTGAAGCCCACAATTCAAGGGTAGTTAATTCACAGGTAGTTAAAGATCAACCATACTGATCTTAAAAGCTACCAATACACAATCCTTAGCTCCTCAGAAAAATAGAGCTCACTTGTCTCTTACAGCCACTTGATTCTCAATGTCACCTTTAAAGACAGTAAGCTTAATATGGCCAGTCACAGGTTACTGCCTACTGAACATGAAGGATCTTAGAAGCTTTGGTTCTGGTTTCAGCTTGATTTCTGACCAAATAATGTAGTAGTACCACTGCTCAGCAAGACATCTGTCTTGTCAAGGAAATATACTAAAAAATCCAGAGATAAAAGCCTTTCCTGAAAGGGTTAAGGATCACATCACTCCAAGTTTATTTGGAAAATTGCACTAACATGTTACATTTAGCATCGATGCTCTTCTCTGTAGGCATTTAAGAACAGCCAAAAATAGCAGCACTGTGGCCAGCAGACAGAGAGCAGCAACGGCAGTCATTGTAACACCAGCCCATGCTTCCTTGCTGAGAGTGTTCCctacaaagggaaaagaaagttaaGTACAGTAAAAAGCTGCATCCTCAGACTAAGCAATATGTTACCATAACACTTGCTTAGTACCTTGGGTTGCAGACCATCCTTCTGGCACAAGGAGAACAGGACCCCGCAAGCTCACCACAGCAGAGTTCACACCTGGCATCCCACTCTCTACAACAATAACATAGCAGAGGTGAGCCCCATAGTACAGCAGGTTAATCTTGAATCAGTGCAGCCTAACATCTGCTTAGACATTACCTCTCTTGCTTCTAGATTGTCTAGGACACTTTGTCACACACAGAGGGGAGTCTGGTTGGAAACGGTTACAGATCAGGACACTGCAATGGAAGTACACCTGAAAAAAACCAGATCCATCACTTATAGAAATAACTGGTCCTACTTATTGCTTTAAGCAGAAGTAGTGTCACTTACTAGGCCAGGGAGGGATTTGTCACCAGATATGAAGGCAAAAGTCTTCACTTCCAGCCTTTGACGATAGTTAGGGTAGCTGACACCATGCCCCACAGGATGGAACACAGTCTTGTAGCTGTCCAAGTCATACTCACATCTGCCAATGGTTAAGAAGCAGCAAGTCAGAATAGCACAGTATAAGccagatctttttttcccagaagtaGGCTGCCTTTCAGTGTAGAGATGTTGTCATTCTCCTGCAAATTCCAAGATATCCAGGACGGTGCCAGCAAGATGCCTGAAAGCGCACCTCTAGCAAAGCCCTTATACCTGGGGCTCTGTTTCTAGAGAGAGGTGGTGGTAAGGGAAGAGTCAGAGGAATCTTGCCACCCACTGCCAACAGGGCACTAGCACTCACCCATCAACAACAATATTCCACTGGGGAAGTGAGCTTGGATCTTGTGATGCTGTTGCCCAACAGTCATCCAATACAAGATGAAGGTTGGGGTCATTGCGGTTCAGGACCTGCACTTCCAGGAAGATGGGCTGCCGTAGGTACCTTACTATTGGGTACTGATCATCACGGTAAGGCTGCCTGTAGGAGTCCTCTGCAAGGCACAAACCAGAACCTTAGTAGGTAAGTTAATGTGCAGGGTCCTGAAGAGACTGGCCTACAGCTCTTCAAGACCAGCCAGCCTGCCAGCTGCACTTTGTCCAAGAGTCAGATATTAAGCTATAGATTTAAGGCTATAGATTTTCTACCTCAAATAGCATGAGGGAAGAAAGCATATAAAGTCACTGGAAGTCCAAGCATCAGTTCACCTATATACCCTCCCTCTCAACAGAAGGTCCAGTTTTTCCCCAGCTATCTGAAACTAGGAGTCAGCATTACCTGGGTAGCTTAGAAGAACTAAGGAGAGGGGACCTTGGTTCATTGAAGAAGACAGGGGAGGAAAGTTGTCTACCCTTACAGAAAGGGATGCATCACCATTGCTGAAGGAGCACAGAACTGTTAATCTGTAAGAATGAGGGAGCAAGTAAGTATCACATTCATACAGAAAATACCTAGACCCAGAACTAGTTACCACCCAAAGAGGCACCCAGACACACCTGAATTCACTGTCCCTTGAGATCCTGCGCAATGGAAAGTCTGCCCATAGTGCCCTCACCTCATTCTCATAAGTGATCTTCTCTCCATCAAGCTGAGAAGTAACAACAGCATTAGTGAGGGTATTCCCACTGCATGAAGTCTTCCCATTAGCCCTGGGAACATACTTACCCAATACCTGGTTCCACACCCACTCAGTGGGACATGAAACCAAACCCTGTCATTCAAAGAGGACTTAAAGGCTGGCTTGCATGCTGGGTCTCTCAGCCTAAGCGTATCCAAGTCCAGTGGTGGTACAGTACTGTCAGCAAGGACTTCAAAATCCATGTACCCATCCTGGGTGCATACAGCAGCTGGAACAGAGATTTACATAAGTTATCATGCCCAGACAAGGATGGCTCACTCTGACAAGAGCAAGTGTATTTTAGCTAGACATGTACCTTCCTGTGGAGACCTAGCTCAAGAACAAGCCTGGAGAAAGTATTACCAGCTGAGCAACAGGCTGGGCTGAGTCCACTGCAGTCACTCACCTAATGGTATATGCTGGTCACAGGGGCACTCTGGATGCATCACCATTGCCACTATCTCCCCATGGAGCCGAAAAGCCAGTTTCAAGGCAGACATGTAGGACTGAACTCCTGGGCAGCTCTCCCCATGTAGCTGAAAGACAACAATTACTCTCCTGTAGTATAAATAGGAGTGTTCGTTTTAACACACGTGCATATTAAAGTTGATTTTACTTGCCCTGTGGCCACGTTGCTCTTCACTCAGCTAGTCCAAGTCTGCCTCCAGCTCTTTTTGAGAGGATACTTCATGAAACCTGTGTTACCTTTGAGTGATCGCTATCTACCATGGTCAGTTTTGCATTTGCCTTAACCACAATTGCCCTCAGCCAGCCACAGGGCACACAGCTGACTTGACCAGTGCTTAGCACAGAAACTTTGACCATGTTCCCAGTCAACACAAGTGAGTTGAGTTACCACACCAACCCCCAGGACTTCAGAATCTGAACTCACCCTGAACTTCAGGACTTCCCTGCTAACATGCAGCTTGACCCCTCTATTGGTGTCCAGAGCAATCCCATATTCCTGGAGCTGGTCCATTGGGATGGTCTTATCCTCTACACCCACAGCCTTAAGGGTGCCTGGGAAGGCTGGTATGACAACAGTCATGTGTGTTCCATTACAGACTGCTGGACCTGCAATAACAGCCTCATTAAGATATAACACCTACTCCTCATGGCAGAGGAGGACCAGCTTCTTCCATGCATTACCTGGTGCACAAAGCATTCTTGACTCCACAGTTAACCTACGTTCAGGAGGACCATATGTGAGCTTGAGTGCCACAGTGTAGAGCACCTTGCCATCATGCTGCAAAAGATATACAACTCTATTACAGCGCACTCAGCTCAAGCCATCATAGGATGAATCCTGCAGGTTGGTATATCATATCTGATCCAAGGCTGCTGCTTTACATATCTTGAACAGTTTCTTCCCACCCTTCCAGAAAGGATCTGCTCATGACACTGCTAGTCAGATGCTCATGGGACAGGCTGCAGCTGGAATCCCAACTATGTAGACACCTATCAGCTGTGCTGATCTGAGGTGCACACTGTATTCCCCCATTTTATAGGGCTAGACAGTTCAGTGGCAACTATGTCAAGTCTAACAGCTTCATACATACACCAGCTAAATACAACATCTGATGACATAAGCTCTAACATCTGCAGGTGCTTTCAACACAAGGAAGGTGTCCGGACTCAAAAGTAGCAGAAGAAGTAGTTCCCAGTCCTAACTCTTCGTGCACCTACCTTGTATGAGACAACTCCAGTAGCAGTAAAAGCCACCTGAAAAATCAGGTTGTGTCCATCAGCTAGAAAGTTGTAGCCTTGCTGCATGGCTTGCCCAAGGCTCAGCTGGTGTACCCTGGTTCCATCATCAATTGACAGAGTCCAGGTCATTGGAGTTGCTGGAACCTGCAAAGCTGGAAGTCTTTCCTTAGGAAGGGAAAGATAACCACACAACAGTAAAACATTAGTTCCTCACCCTGCAGCTGTTACACTCAAGCTACCTGTACTGATAGCACCAAATTAGACTTCCCAACAAGATGCAAGTATTCCAGCCTGAAAGCATTAGGCTCAATTTAGGTTCAAAACCAAGGCACACCCACACCCTCCCTTTTGTAAGAAGGTCACCTACTGTATGCTCATCATTGAGGCTTGGAATGAGTCTTGGGAAGGTaacctgagaaagaaaagcatgagaGTTAGACAACACAAGCAGACAATAGTTATGAGTTTACCATTCAAGAGAAATCTCTGCTACAAGGTTCCAAAGCAGAAGCTGGCATTAGCATCCCAGTTCCCCCTTCAATAGGGCTGGAGCCAGACCATGTGCATTGTTACTGTCAATTTGCTGACTAGCTCTTCAAAGAGCTGTGGGTCATGCCAAGGTGGACCCAGCCAACAGACCTCCCTGAA
Coding sequences within:
- the LOC121078696 gene encoding LOW QUALITY PROTEIN: melanin-concentrating hormone receptor 1-like (The sequence of the model RefSeq protein was modified relative to this genomic sequence to represent the inferred CDS: substituted 1 base at 1 genomic stop codon), with product MDYKTNHTDSLNICIPNNSKAVQNFSMSGDLTRMSYGSFIMPTLFGIICLLGIISNSLVICIVFKKSGPSSSIPGIFIISLSMVDLLFLLGMPFLIHQLLGNGAWHFGEMMCTVITALDANSQFTSTYILTAMSIDRYLATVYPFTSTRFRKPPVAIVVICVLWAFSFLSITPVXMYAQLIPLQGGLLGCGICFPDPQRDIYWYTLYQFFLAFAIPFALITVAYRKILLKMSRSSEALMSQRHTRAARTKKLTHTAIASCAAFFSCWAPFHLLQLAQFAMTHPTLPFHYAYNVAISLGYASVLNPFIYILLGRNFPRQLGVPGRPEAAGQATPSESKNIHGDASESGQPLPHLVPVSGR
- the ZP2 gene encoding zona pellucida sperm-binding protein 2, which gives rise to MWLCVGQQCFSTPRMWLLLLLFGFLLPLAPCAGGLGDQDLLESVTCHTDRMEVEFSRELGNSSWQVCAVDVSGEEMVSCDHTVDYEKLLLSVPLLNCTSLEHGQHQLRLRLMVNDTMGEEKNITYSTHCNVVHADEIIAPFFAGATNCTKDFMAVTFPRLIPSLNDEHTVPATPMTWTLSIDDGTRVHQLSLGQAMQQGYNFLADGHNLIFQVAFTATGVVSYKHDGKVLYTVALKLTYGPPERRLTVESRMLCAPGPAVCNGTHMTVVIPAFPGTLKAVGVEDKTIPMDQLQEYGIALDTNRGVKLHVSREVLKFRLHGESCPGVQSYMSALKLAFRLHGEIVAMVMHPECPCDQHIPLAAVCTQDGYMDFEVLADSTVPPLDLDTLRLRDPACKPAFKSSLNDRVWFHVPLSGCGTRYWLDGEKITYENEVRALWADFPLRRISRDSEFRLTVLCSFSNGDASLSVRVDNFPPLSSSMNQGPLSLVLLSYPEDSYRQPYRDDQYPIVRYLRQPIFLEVQVLNRNDPNLHLVLDDCWATASQDPSSLPQWNIVVDGCEYDLDSYKTVFHPVGHGVSYPNYRQRLEVKTFAFISGDKSLPGLVYFHCSVLICNRFQPDSPLCVTKCPRQSRSKRESGMPGVNSAVVSLRGPVLLVPEGWSATQGNTLSKEAWAGVTMTAVAALCLLATVLLFLAVLKCLQRRASMLNVTC